Within Sphaerodactylus townsendi isolate TG3544 linkage group LG05, MPM_Stown_v2.3, whole genome shotgun sequence, the genomic segment TCCTTTTGTAATGGGCTGCCAAATGATATGAGGACTGTTCCTTCTCTTCAGCAGTTTAAGAAAGGGTGACAGGTGAAACTTTTTAGAAGGGCATTTAGCTGAATGTTGGTTTTATATCAGATCAGTGaactatgatttttaaaattattattttattttattattttattacttaattttttgcttcattttaatGCCCAATggcaacccaaagtggcttagctccttctctcctccattttatcctcacaccaatcctGTAGCGTAGGGTTGTGTGTGTATGCGATAAGTGCCAACAAGTAActttcaacttatggcaaccctatgaattaatgacctccaaaatgtcccatcatGAACAGCCTTGGTCAGGATCTGCAGACTAAGGGCCATGGCTTCCCTTACAGAGCCATATCATAGTGGGTTTTCCTCTTTAcctgatgccttcaacttttcctagcactattgtcttttccagtgactcttctcttagacccatggtggcaaacctatggcactccagatgttcatgaactacaattggccatgctggcagggactgatgggaattgtagtctatgaacatctgaagtgccataggttcaccaccactgtcttagactatgtgactggctcaagctcacccagcaagtttccatggcaagctggggattcaaacctgggtcaccCAGATCCTCCCCCAAAACTCTGAACACCATGCCTCATTAGCTCTCGTTGCAGATGTAATTCTGTGatttaaaactgctttcaacTTTTAGGAGAACTtatacacaatacaatacatttaataaatacataactgACAACCATCatgcaagattttaaaaacactttgacTATCCACTGTAGTTTTCATCAGCACTCAGCTCATGCAAAGCGCCTGTCCAAAATGCATTCTTACCAGTTCCTGTTGGATCACCACCCTGAATCATGAAATCTTTGATTATTCTATGAAATTTTGTGCCATTATAATAGCCACGCCGGGCCAGTTCTGCAAAATTCTTACAAGTCTTGGGGGCGTGCTTCCAGTACAGCTCCAAAACCATGACGCCCATACTGCAAAACATACAGAAAAGGATTCCAAATGCATCTGTGACATCACATTGAATCCAGAATATTATGATGCCTTCCATACTGATTATTTCTCTCAAGTTCAACAGTTTTAGaaatcagctccaccccccccttcctcacAACACCATGGTGCACTCATACATCTGTGGAGGTTTCTCTGCCTTTTCTCTAATCATTCACAAACCTGCTTAGTCAAAGGTTTGGGGAAGATTGCCTGGAGGGCTGCGGCTTGGGTGGGAACATATGGATTTTCTTGTCCACATGGCAATCATTTAACCTGCCcctgcttctgcagcagccatttctaTCCTCCTACCCCAACCTGGGAGgactttttattttgttacagATGGTCCTAGAATATTGTTAGAGTTATAACTATAGGTgtagcagggttttttaaaattaacccaCCGTTTTTCCTTTGTGCCTGTGGCTTTTGCTGCCCGCCCGCCTTCCCCCGCTCACCAGCTGCTTTTCCTCCgcccacccagaggttggcacTCGGACCCAAGCGGAGCAACAAAGAAGGCTCAGAAAGTGGTGACAGATAACTTCAAAATCtcctgagatttttttgtttgtttgttcacatGGCAGACAGCAGGAAATAAAGGCTGGTAACTATCTTTAAGTAGCCACAACAGCTGCAGCTGCCCCAGCAATTGCCTCACAGTGGTCTTTGGAGGTGGTGAGGCAAGATGGTGGGGCTGTGACAGACAGGGCAGACAGAACCAGTCAGATGCCACCTGGCATGAGGGCTGAGCCAAGCGTCTGTCACAGCCCAGCGGAATAAAAGAATGTGACCAGGGATGCTGATTTACTGTCAGCAGaacactcccctccccttaaTGGGGATCCAGTCCAGAAGTCCTTTCCCTTAATGGGGATCCTGTCCAGTGTTGGCATGGGATCCAGCACCACCCATAAACACCCAAGCAAGCCACCTGCCCACATGGAGCAGCATGGGCCCACAGctcagaagggaaaggtgttgTGGGCAGTCTGTGTGGTGGTCGGTGCCTTCCGCTCACTGGTGGCAATGCCTTTCTggcttttacttttgttttgttccccTAAAAAGGTGATAGGGCAAGAGTGACATCTGAGCTTGTAGTTCCCACATTCCATGAATAGCAAATATTTTGCTTCACTGGTTTGTGGGTTTGTTTCTTCTAGCAAAGGACAGATTTCTAGCAGAGGCGGATTTTGGGGGGGCTGTCCAGCCATTCTGTCTAAGGAACTGGGTCATGGAAGGAACTGCACATCTGTATGGATAGCTGATCTGTCTATGGGGCAAACCTGagcacccacctcacaaagagTGGTCACTCCTGGTACACCATCTGTTTCAACAGTGTTTATTGTTATGGTTATCATTTTCCCCAAAGCTGCCAACCAGAAACCTGACATGTGCCACAGCCACAGTACTAATCCTTTTTGCATGTGGCCCCCTATGAAGCCTGATCCCCATGGTCTTCTTTCGCTCTTTCCCTTCATTAGCAAATCCCAAAGGAGCTGCAGTTCCTGGGATTCACTCAGTTTTTCCAGGCCTTCAAAGTCTTAGTCTCCCCAAAAATGACCAACATTACTTTCTAGCACAGAAAGACAGCCGTGCAATGATGGCAGCTAGGCATTTCTAGCAGACTGTGCCACTTGATTCACCCCACATGACCTTAACAGAGCAGACAGGTTCCAACTATGTTCCACAGACTCAAAGAACCCATTCCAAGTGTCCTTCCAATCGTTTGGTATTGTCACCAAAACCTAGTTCTGATTGGACCTATCCCTCTGCAATGAGGCCCAACTCCAAGAACCCAGCTATTTCTGCAAAGCAGCCAGCAGGTCCTCCATCGTGTGTGGTATTGCCTGGAAGAACACAGTTCAAGTACTAAGAGCACAGGACCCCTTGGCCTGTTCAAGCAGATGTATGATGGTTACTAGCAGGATGGATACCATCTGCTCTGGGGGCAGATTGCAGCATTTTGCAGTGTAAATcagcctccccacccacccatcctccctccctccctccctcaaacaATACCCAGAGATACACTCACAAAGACACAGTTGTGGCCAATAACACCAATGTCTCTCTAAGCCCAgcccatttaggattgcactgtataagTCAGTAGTCTCTTCCCTCACAGATATATAACGAAAAAGGCATACTTTGCAACTAAAGGGTCCTTAGATCTGATTTCTAGCATGCAAGACTGGCTATACTGGATATAAACTGAAAAGAAATTCAGAACTATTTCTTGACCACATGAGTCTAAAGTCTATATAACAGTCAAGACCACAGATCAGATGACAACCTATTTAAGTTCAGGCACTTAGTTGGCAAATTAATTTGTACATGAGTAGAAACCAACTCAATGGATGAGATTCTcagcaaaagaagaaacaaaacaaaatcgtAACTTAATTTGCCACTTGCTGgcccgtctttgttttagaacgcTCCGTTTGGGTCCTGAAGCCTACCTAGCTCTGCAGATGACATCCCTAAGCTCCGCAGTCCTTTTGCGAGGAAGCCATAGCAACAGTGAAACGCTCAATCAAAAATGGAAAGCCAAAGCTCAGGCGAGCCGGGCGAGAAAGTTTAGCCGATTCAGACAAAGACAGAAAACAGCACTTCTAAAAAAATTTTCTGAGAAAAGTTGAAGTCAGTTCCCCGCTTACGTGGTTTCCATGGAGACAGTGGGCGGCTGCCAAGTATCAGGAGGTACCGCAGCCATGCTTCGCTCCACAGGAAGTGCCTTCTGCAGGGGGAACCAATTTCGCAGCTCGCACTTCCCTGAACAACCGCCTATTTTGACCCCGCCTAAGGAAAACCAGGAGGGGGCGTGGTCTACCGGGCTTTCGGCAGGCTTCGGGCCAATCAAAAATAGGAACGTCACATCGGTATTGTGACGTTGCGTGGCGGAAAATTTGAGTGCGCTCGGGTCTTTTCTTAACGCTTTCCAAATCTTTGTGGTGAGAACAGGCGGGAGAATGCAATCCTGACGGGAAAGGGGAGCATGCTGCATGTGGACTGCCCATAAGCATGACTCGGGTTGCGGTGCTCGGCTGGGTAACGACTGGAAGGGTCAAATGGAAATTACATCCTTTTGCGTGCGTGTATAAGATCCCGCATGTCTGGATTTCCATCTAGAGCCCCGTTCTGCAACTGGGCCTCTTTACAGGTTTACTTACCTTTTAGGAGCAATTCTCGCTGTTTTTAATGAGCTTACTTTCTCGTAATTACGGTATGGATTGCAGCCAGCTTGAGGAAGGAACGTGTAAGGTGTTCACTTGGGCGCTGCTTTAGACTGAAGAACTTGGAAACAAACGTCGTTTATTCACTGGCGGCCTGGGGTTAGTAATTAGTCGAAGGAGTCGAGTCGTAGGCAGGGGAAACACTGAAGCTCTCCCATAGTGACAAATATTTGCCATGGGAGTGGCACCAATAAGCTACCTAAGTGATCTCTGTTGGCCTGAGGATGAGGACCAGCAAAAGGGTTCTAATGTAGGGACgtattttcaaaatgaaatgaaatacagtGCAGATAGCCAGATGAATAAGAGACACTGCCAAAATTATAACTCTGTGATCCAGATTGTACCAATCTACCATACTCTGAAGTTAGgaactatttatttcatttggtaCAACAAATGGGGGGATTTGTAGCCAACTTCCACTTAGCTTGATGAATCTAATTTGCTACAATATGAAGGCACATCCACTGAAGCACACTTAGAAAATGGAACCTCTCTTTGAAAGGGTAATTTGTTAACACTGATGCAAATAGTTGCAcattttattaatatttctaattaatattaacatttaatatttctaatgttaatattaatacacaaattaattaattaatacacaAAATTAACTAATTAATACACAAAAACTGGCATTACTAGTAGTGTAATGGTCAGCTGAATAAACATTCGATGCTAAAGTTCTTTTATCTTTCGGCGCCTTTATTGTaatactgctgttttaaatgaggTTTTATTGCTTATTTAGTAATTTAAACTGTTGGAGCCTaggtaaattgtttttattgtttgctcctcattagtattgtattggatttttatgttgtaaaccgcccagagccccttggggatagggcggtatagaaaacgaatcaataaataaatatccatgaATTTCATGGCTTTTTATGCAGCAAAGTCTGATCATTTAAAATCAATGCTGAGATCAAAGTCCAAGTATTTTGTATCTTAAGTGACTAGCTAGATGTTCCTGGGAAACCCAAAAGCAGAGTACGATGAAGAGAGCTATCCCTTGTTGTTTATCCCCAGCAAAATGAGAGATAAACCAGATCTGAATATACAGTTTCTATTTGGAAACATTTAACATAATGAACTTTCTCATAATttggctggcttttaaaaaaaagctatatTTTATGGCCATTAATTCCATAAAATATGGGTTGTGTTTCTTTCTCACTCATTAACGTATTGCCAGTTAATTTCATATGAAGAGTACTCAAAGCTTTCTTCAGCTGAATCATTCTAAAACATCCACTAAAGTCCATCTTGGGAGGCAAATGGAATatgtttttcatcttgctcagACTGGCGTTGGCTCTCTAACTGGTAATAGTTGTCCTTTCCTATCCCTTTTCAGTGGATAATATGTTGAAAGAATAGCTTCAGAATTCTCTATATGACAGGTTGTAATTTTATAATCACCCAAAGTGCCTCATTTACCGGTAGTTATTTCCATAAAGATAAAGTACAACCTCTTAAGCTTTTCCAGATGGGATAAATTCTCAGATACATACATTGTCTTATTTAATCTTTTTCTGTGTCTTTTAGCTCTTTGATATCCTAATTTCAATATGGTAATATACTTGCagatacatttttattattatttattaaatttaatagacctcCCTGCCCCCAGCTGATAAATGTCAGCGTGTCCTAAATTTTATTTAGTGGTTTTATAATGTCTGCTGTTTTTTACAGTCCCTTATTTTCCCATTTAGTTTCTCACTTGTTTGATTAGATATTTCCTGGAAAACATGGAGTTGCTAGCTGAAGGTGAGTCCTGATTAACAAACCCACATCTTGAAACTTCTGGTTTTTATGGCTGGGTACATTGACTTTGTTTTCAAACTAGAACTAGGTCGAGTAACAAATCTCTTTTAGGTAAGTCTTTTTATGCATTGAGACTCATAGATCATATGAGCAGTTAGGCATGCCAGAGTGCACTGATTTCAATAACCCtaggtcagcggttctcaacctttgggttgcaacccgtttgggggtcgaatgaccctttcacaggggtcgcctaagactctctgcatcagtattctccatctgtaaaatgggtaaatgttagggttgggggtcaccacaacatgaggaactgtattaaagggccgtggcattaggaaggttgagaaccactgccctaggtgaACCTAAAATTGTACAGGATCAAACTGTTAATTAAAGGTGGATCCATTAGTGTCCACCACCTTTGACTGTACTATTCCCCAAATGCAATACTGTTAATGGCACCTGACAATTACATGGCTGTAATTGTCTGCTTTTCCATGGACTCCTTCCTTGTGATTTTATCTATGAGTTCCTTGTGATTTTATCTATGAGTCCTGCAGTTATGAGACCTAAGTTCTGCTACAGGCCAGGAACTGGCTTTTACTGGGACAGTTCCCACTCGTGATGGGGACAGATGTTGTACGACTGCTTGTTGCATTCATAAGATAGCTGATGGAAGATATATAGCTAGAAATCAATGAACTCTTGTAATAATGATGCTTATTTATTCCTCCAGAAATAAAATTTATTACAGACGAGACATTAGATTTTGGATTGTCTTCTCCTTCAGATGGGTAAGGATGATGGATCTGACCTTTAATAGTATAAATCAACATTGCAGACAACAAATGTGTCGGTTCACAATGGCCACTTTATCTGCAAATGGCCAAAATGTAGGTTCAATAAGCGAGATCCTCCAAAACCGCAGCTGTGTAGTGAAGCTTCTCAAATTGACATTGGAATTCAGGATGAAATCTTTGTTTAAGAGTGGGGAGCTGATGGTTTCAATGGTCAATGGGTCTATCTATTCTCACAAAAGCAAAGACCTTCAGTGTGTTTAGCCCTTTGCAGAGGGGTACaggaaaaatattaaatggtCATCATGGTGCAAGTGCTGTGTGGATGGAGGCTCGTTCTCAAAATCTCTGTCAGTTTTGTTGGTTGTATTAATATAGACAGTGTTCCTGATATATGTTTAAGGAAGTTTTAAAATCCCCGCTATTGGTTTGCATTTCTAGTATTTGTGAAGTTAGAaatgtttttcagtttctatTTGAAAAGCAACACTTTGGTTCTATTGCATGAAAGGAAACCCTCTTGCTTGTCTGCATATACCTGCTGCATGCTGCCTTGAGCCACGTTGCTGTATCTTGCTGAATCTGTTCCTTGCTGATTCTTGACTCTGTTGCTGCAGACTAGAGGAGAATTTTGTCACTCACCCCAGAGAGCCCAGTGAAAGGAGCTTGGCACAATCCGTTGACATGGACAACTTGTCGGGAGAGAGTAGGAGCAAGGCCAGAGAACAGTGGAGCCCCCTGAGTCCTGAAAGAATGGAGgaaatcaggaaggaagccaatATGCTGGCTGCACAGATGGAGAAATGTCAACTTCTGGAGAAGGAAAACGCCAGCTCTGACTTGAGGCCCGAGAAGGTTCCAGAGTTTGAACCTTTCTCCCCAATCAGATTTTTGCGCACAGAGGACGAGGGGACCAGGAATTCCAGGCGGAAGACTTTCAATGTGAACAACAGCCCTCTAATAGCATTGCTGCCAAGAGTGGGAACTGAAACTTACTTGGCCCAGAATTCGCCCAAAGTTTGGTTTCCAAAGAAGCAAAGTCCCACTGGTCGTGTTGCAAACGTCCCCGTTTCTAAGAAACTCCCAAATAAAACTAACAGTTGCAGTGCTGACAGTCATCTGTTTAAAAAATCCAGGTCCAGCAAGTCTCCCAATGTCTCACCAGCAATAATGCCTCACAGTGGTAAGAAGGTATGGTGGCAGGACTGGAGCCTGCATAGCTTGCAGTCAGAACAAAAATGTGGGTTAAGGAAATCCTGGACTTTGATCCTGGTTTCCCTCCTGACCTTGCTTGTGTCAGTTATTTTTGCTGCGATTTCTTTTCTCTAGCTGCACTTGCCAAGGGTGTGGGGTGTTCACACAGCACGTTGCTGCCTTTTGGATCTGATGGTAATTTGGCAGGCTCTCTATCATATTTTTTAGCTCTTCTATTGGGTTGACTTTTTGCATTTGAACCAAGTGAATCAAAATTCTTTCTTCACAGAGATTACTGATCTAGAAAGATTTTGCTGCTCAGACCAATCCAGGGccgggagggagaagaggggtgGCCCTCAAAGGGTGAATCAGAGGCACAGGTgctagaggagagagagaaagcagaagagaggaagaaaacacTCCCCCTTTAGTCTTCTCAGGTATCCTATTCTCCTGAATGGCTTACATCATGTGTAAGTCTGTGCCACTGGAAGGGGGCATATCCTGGCCGAAAATGCATTGGGAATGCCCTCTGGAATGCCAACACAGGCATTTGCAGCAGTGGCCAGCCATCGCAGGGtccagcatccaggtttgggtgctgtggaggGTGGCTGCTGGGGTAAGTCTCCTGGCACTGGAGTCCATGACACTGGTGGTATGGACACTGGTGCAGCCCTTCTACCACTTCCACAGTCAGATACCACCACCATATTTGCTAAAGTTGTCTGCGAGGGAGGGTGCCTGCACTGTGAAATGCCCTTCGAAGTTTGTCAGACCCATGTCATTGAAATGCTTAGTTAGCAAAATCTTTTGTCCTGTCCAACTTTTAAAGTTGTGTTTATTTCTGTTGAATCAGCCTacctgctgtttttaatttttactcATTTTGATTTGGTTGCATAGTACTTTGGATTGATCTAAATGTTTTGTTGTTGTAAACCACTCAGAAGACCTTGTAGTGGGAAAAGTCTATAGAGCAGAGTTCTCTTTTCTCACTCTAATGATGCTTCTGAGTACTACTTCTCTGCTAAAATGTGGTGTTCTAAGATCTATGTCCTTCTCTGAACTTGATAAATCATTTCCAGTTCCTTTGAAAATTGCAACTCTGTGTTGTCATTTTCTTCTGC encodes:
- the PSRC1 gene encoding proline/serine-rich coiled-coil protein 1 isoform X1, with protein sequence MWTAHKHDSGCGARLGNDWKGQMEITSFCFLTCLIRYFLENMELLAEEIKFITDETLDFGLSSPSDGLEENFVTHPREPSERSLAQSVDMDNLSGESRSKAREQWSPLSPERMEEIRKEANMLAAQMEKCQLLEKENASSDLRPEKVPEFEPFSPIRFLRTEDEGTRNSRRKTFNVNNSPLIALLPRVGTETYLAQNSPKVWFPKKQSPTGRVANVPVSKKLPNKTNSCSADSHLFKKSRSSKSPNVSPAIMPHSGKKSQASNRSSKSRPSPLTRPGTTENQNLPLDSKPALQTTKRGLPRKMKEVSGQTYSAQDPKLKLQDSPCADTMPIAHGKGKLKPRMYPSQTSSVKKSCSVQDKVPLQKAKAGRTKTMGGHVPQLQASSELPHNSSCQTRTRSVPASSLATKLPVPKSIPKPTSPIIASGRHAAPGRPSQLKPLSSGLSGRKGSTVSTLAGKKASAFKQTLPSGTSQSSRLQLPKKAIPGSSR
- the PSRC1 gene encoding proline/serine-rich coiled-coil protein 1 isoform X4 yields the protein MTRVAVLGWFLTCLIRYFLENMELLAEEIKFITDETLDFGLSSPSDGLEENFVTHPREPSERSLAQSVDMDNLSGESRSKAREQWSPLSPERMEEIRKEANMLAAQMEKCQLLEKENASSDLRPEKVPEFEPFSPIRFLRTEDEGTRNSRRKTFNVNNSPLIALLPRVGTETYLAQNSPKVWFPKKQSPTGRVANVPVSKKLPNKTNSCSADSHLFKKSRSSKSPNVSPAIMPHSGKKSQASNRSSKSRPSPLTRPGTTENQNLPLDSKPALQTTKRGLPRKMKEVSGQTYSAQDPKLKLQDSPCADTMPIAHGKGKLKPRMYPSQTSSVKKSCSVQDKVPLQKAKAGRTKTMGGHVPQLQASSELPHNSSCQTRTRSVPASSLATKLPVPKSIPKPTSPIIASGRHAAPGRPSQLKPLSSGLSGRKGSTVSTLAGKKASAFKQTLPSGTSQSSRLQLPKKAIPGSSR
- the PSRC1 gene encoding proline/serine-rich coiled-coil protein 1 isoform X5, with the protein product MEPLFERFLTCLIRYFLENMELLAEEIKFITDETLDFGLSSPSDGLEENFVTHPREPSERSLAQSVDMDNLSGESRSKAREQWSPLSPERMEEIRKEANMLAAQMEKCQLLEKENASSDLRPEKVPEFEPFSPIRFLRTEDEGTRNSRRKTFNVNNSPLIALLPRVGTETYLAQNSPKVWFPKKQSPTGRVANVPVSKKLPNKTNSCSADSHLFKKSRSSKSPNVSPAIMPHSGKKSQASNRSSKSRPSPLTRPGTTENQNLPLDSKPALQTTKRGLPRKMKEVSGQTYSAQDPKLKLQDSPCADTMPIAHGKGKLKPRMYPSQTSSVKKSCSVQDKVPLQKAKAGRTKTMGGHVPQLQASSELPHNSSCQTRTRSVPASSLATKLPVPKSIPKPTSPIIASGRHAAPGRPSQLKPLSSGLSGRKGSTVSTLAGKKASAFKQTLPSGTSQSSRLQLPKKAIPGSSR
- the PSRC1 gene encoding proline/serine-rich coiled-coil protein 1 isoform X3, which codes for MSGFPSRAPFCNWASLQFLTCLIRYFLENMELLAEEIKFITDETLDFGLSSPSDGLEENFVTHPREPSERSLAQSVDMDNLSGESRSKAREQWSPLSPERMEEIRKEANMLAAQMEKCQLLEKENASSDLRPEKVPEFEPFSPIRFLRTEDEGTRNSRRKTFNVNNSPLIALLPRVGTETYLAQNSPKVWFPKKQSPTGRVANVPVSKKLPNKTNSCSADSHLFKKSRSSKSPNVSPAIMPHSGKKSQASNRSSKSRPSPLTRPGTTENQNLPLDSKPALQTTKRGLPRKMKEVSGQTYSAQDPKLKLQDSPCADTMPIAHGKGKLKPRMYPSQTSSVKKSCSVQDKVPLQKAKAGRTKTMGGHVPQLQASSELPHNSSCQTRTRSVPASSLATKLPVPKSIPKPTSPIIASGRHAAPGRPSQLKPLSSGLSGRKGSTVSTLAGKKASAFKQTLPSGTSQSSRLQLPKKAIPGSSR